The Fusobacterium necrophorum subsp. necrophorum genome includes the window TAGAGGATTGAAAGAGGCAAAAGGGGAATATATTTATTTTATGGACAGCGATGATTTTTTAAATCCCAGTCTTTTTGAAGATTTTTTTGCTAAAATAAAGGGAACGGACTTGGATATATTAAGTGGAAATGGAGTGCGTTATGAAAATGGAGAATTCACAGACCCGATTACTCATAACGAGCATATTACCGTGACCGAGAATCCGATTTCAGGGAGAGAATTTTTATATCGTATGTTTGAAGCGGATTCTTGGGTGGACTATGTATGGTTAAATATCTATAGAAGAGACTTTCTTCTTGAGAATTCTTTTTTCTTTCAAGAGGGAATTACTTATGAAGATATTTTGTTTTCAATACCTGTGTTTTTGAAAGCAAAAAAGATAATACATCTAGGAACTCGTTTTTATTCCTATCGAATTCGAGAAAACAGTATTACCAATACCAAGAGAAATTATATGGATTTTTTCTACATTTTTAATTTTTTAACTGATTTTGTTCTGGAAAAAAAACTGGAACATGAGATGCTAACTCGATTGATTGTAGCGAGAATACGAAGTTTAGCAAAGAAAGAGAAAGTGTTCAATAAAACAATTTATAGAAAACTTTGGAAACTACCGAAAAAGAATTGGAATACGTTTCGAAGTTTAGTGGATTTATATTTTCGTGGGAAGGTAGTAAAGGAAATAAGTTATGAAGAAATACTGAACAGAGTTCAAAAAATGGCGAGAAAGTAAAAAGGTTCCATCCTCATCAAGAGAGATAGATTTGCCTCCTTTTTCAGGAGGCAGTATTCTGTTTTAAGAAAAAAGTTGTTGTAATTTTTGAGTAATAGAGTTTTTTGAGAAATCAATCACTCTTGAGAAAGC containing:
- a CDS encoding glycosyltransferase, producing MKTIDLSIIIPIYNVESYLRECLESVYAVNLPKEVILVNDGSTDHSLQIAEEFAGKYPKETVLISQKHTGVSPSEARNRGLKEAKGEYIYFMDSDDFLNPSLFEDFFAKIKGTDLDILSGNGVRYENGEFTDPITHNEHITVTENPISGREFLYRMFEADSWVDYVWLNIYRRDFLLENSFFFQEGITYEDILFSIPVFLKAKKIIHLGTRFYSYRIRENSITNTKRNYMDFFYIFNFLTDFVLEKKLEHEMLTRLIVARIRSLAKKEKVFNKTIYRKLWKLPKKNWNTFRSLVDLYFRGKVVKEISYEEILNRVQKMARK